A genomic stretch from Styela clava chromosome 5, kaStyClav1.hap1.2, whole genome shotgun sequence includes:
- the LOC120344269 gene encoding uncharacterized protein LOC120344269, translating into MASGSLVHWQRWLAKLSLVLVAILLFEVYKDVFSGYARQGVAWVQQTKNISQPKPQKAEKNDAYAEKLNTIIQNLEYLQKQGQLTNVQIPGKRRSPEYALEGRAVKPAHISGKDYSPVPCELGMQPSVDWGYKIVPRFQLNPNKFLYPILKNEPIDQMIGLRQAILLAIRLNRTLAIPYFHNHNYGGVSQYNPNLPASLKLNIEILRRFVSVISVDELQRKCDGKFDVALLTGHTDVSPGVATLLKAQSEVQMTMLNTLNTSVETDFKVKFSIPTYPKGLKKGDRISIIPRDLADTYPKETDRYKCAVHPFPLSLFDVQLFLRKTLKLPNHKMNIFKMKDEVVYSAIWYYTQPPAFVHSLATEITEDLMNAQEIGGGIYNYMCLNYHKHSTGNDGTSGDDVDMNTLRNIINKMLEKIAKTKKSLKLSGIYISSPLSKQGQANEYRSNLKIYEYKEEIPVYSGEDIIKVWKKNYYHGERNAPESMCSLLEDDTQDVLSLVEMQICTNAAIFIRSIGSSWAANVQVNRIKSEYSELDASIKGLMDEYHKSKT; encoded by the exons ATGGCTTCGGGAAGTCTTGTGCACTGGCAAAGATGGCTAGCAAAATTATCATTAGTCCTCGTAGCTATTCTTCTTTTTGAAGTATACAAGGATGTCTTTTCTGGTTACGCAAGGCAAGGGGTCGCTTGGGTTCAACAGACAAAAAATATATCACAACCCAAACCTCAGAAAGCAGAGAAAAATGATGCATATGCAGAAAAACTCAACACAATCATCCAAAACTTGGAATATCTACAAAAACAAGGTCAACTGACAAATGTTCAAATACCAGGCAAACGTAGAAGTCCAGAATATGCATTGGAAGGCAGAGCAGTTAAGCCAGCACATATATCAGGCAAGGATTACAGTCCAGTACCATGTGAATTGGGAATGCAACCATCGGTTGACTGGGGATATAAAATTGTTCCTAGATTTCAGCTGAATCCGAATAAATTCCTATATCCAATACTAAAGAATGAACCAATTGATCAAATGATTGGTTTGAGACAAGCTATTCTTCTTGCAATAAGATTGAACAG GACTCTGGCTATTCCATATTTTCATAATCACAATTATGGCGGAGTATCACAATACAACCCAAACCTTCCAGCATCATTGaaattaaacattgaaatacTCAGAAGATTTGTTTCTGTTATATCTGTGGATGAATTACAGAGAAAATGTGATGGAAAATTTGACGTGGCATTATTGACAG GTCACACCGACGTCTCTCCTGGAGTGGCAACTCTGCTTAAAGCACAATCAGAAGTTCAAATGACAATGCTCAATACACTCAACACGTCTGTAGAGACAGATTTCAA agTAAAATTCAGCATTCCAACTTATCCGAAAGGTTTAAAGAAAGGAGATAGAATCAGCATCATACCTAGAGATTTGGCAGATACATATCCAAA aGAGACTGACAGATACAAGTGTGCAGTTCATCCATTTCCTCTATCATTATTTGATGTTCAGTTATTTCTTCGGAAAACATTGAAGTTACCAAatcataaaatgaatattttcaaaatgaag GATGAAGTTGTATATTCAGCAATCTGGTACTATACTCAACCCCCTGCATTTGTGCATTCCCTTGCAACTGAGATAACGGAAGATTTAATGAATGCACAAGAAATAGGTGGAGGGATATACAATTATATGTGCCTGAACTACCACAAGCATTCAACAG GTAATGACGGAACCTCAGGAGATGATGTTGATATGAATACGCTACGAAATATCATCAATAAAATGTTGGAAAAAATTGCAAAGACCAAGAAATCCCTCAAACTAAGTGGGATATATATATCGTCACCCCTTTCAAAACAAGGACAAGCAAATGAATATAGATCAAacttaaaaatatatgaatacaaAGAGGAAATCCCGGTATATTCGGGTGAAGATATAATAAAGGTGTGGAAAAAAAACTATTATCACGGAGAGCGTAATGCACCAGAAAGCATGTGTTCTCTGCTGGAAGATGACACTCAAGATGTGTTATCGTTAGTTGAAATGCAAATTTGTACAAATGCAGCAATATTTATTCGATCTATTGGATCATCATGGGCAGCTAATGTTCAAGTGAACAGAATAAAATCAGAATATTCTGAACTTGACGCGAGTATAAAAGGACTTATGGATGAATATCATAAATCCAAGACATGA